Proteins from one Pseudomonadota bacterium genomic window:
- a CDS encoding sulfotransferase yields MSSATSGPPQPTFVCIGAPKCGTTWLYQQLASHPQIWLPPEKEVRYFNKRYPIENSEAPPGRRMGLFGLFRDHPRRVITRALRRSLSPRAGFPIRWMIKFLSGPGDFHWYASLFDPARGRVSGDITPFYASLPAYAVQEIREGFPDLKVIFLMRDPVARAWSNARMMLPLMLERPLAQITEADFADYLARPSAHVEGHYLHALDTWGRAYPQKQFLIEYQDHISTDPQRTLDRITTHLGVEPRAIPAATLAKRVNAGSARSHTQMPPAIRQWLSQYYLTELEQLAERCGRPVTDWLERAQAEAVKR; encoded by the coding sequence ATGTCTTCCGCAACCTCTGGGCCCCCTCAGCCCACCTTCGTTTGCATCGGCGCGCCGAAGTGCGGCACGACATGGTTGTATCAGCAGCTCGCCTCACATCCGCAGATCTGGCTCCCTCCTGAAAAGGAGGTGCGCTATTTCAACAAGCGCTACCCCATCGAGAATAGCGAGGCGCCACCCGGCCGTCGCATGGGGTTGTTCGGCCTGTTTCGAGACCACCCCCGGCGGGTGATCACACGCGCCCTAAGGCGCTCCCTATCGCCGCGTGCGGGCTTTCCCATCCGCTGGATGATCAAGTTTCTTAGCGGCCCCGGGGACTTCCACTGGTACGCATCCCTATTCGACCCAGCGCGCGGTCGCGTCAGTGGCGACATCACCCCGTTCTACGCATCGCTTCCCGCCTACGCGGTGCAGGAGATTCGCGAGGGGTTTCCCGACCTCAAGGTGATCTTCCTCATGCGTGACCCGGTAGCGCGAGCCTGGTCCAACGCGCGCATGATGCTGCCCCTGATGCTGGAGCGCCCGCTAGCGCAGATCACGGAGGCGGACTTTGCGGACTACCTCGCGCGGCCAAGTGCGCATGTAGAGGGCCACTATTTGCACGCGCTCGACACCTGGGGTCGTGCGTACCCGCAAAAGCAGTTCCTGATCGAGTATCAGGACCATATCAGCACGGATCCCCAAAGGACCTTGGACCGCATCACGACTCATCTCGGGGTGGAGCCTCGCGCCATCCCCGCCGCCACCTTGGCCAAGCGCGTCAACGCCGGAAGCGCCCGCTCCCACACGCAGATGCCCCCGGCCATCCGCCAGTGGTTGTCGCAGTACTACCTGACTGAACTCGAGCAACTGGCCGAACGGTGCGGCCGGCCGGTCACCGATTGGCTCGAACGCGCGCAAGCGGAGGCTGTCAAGCGCTGA
- a CDS encoding DsrE family protein: protein MRIALPFRLMGLVLACAGLPCAAQSTAVFTTGPLLDDFGPAATVEDAAPIPAHMHLRVRFDISEGAKDDELNRSLVTAARFLNMHARAGVPARRMHIALVVHGRAVFDVLHKRTSQRAKDNAALVAALQQHDVRLYVCGQSAAYYEVTSDQLLPGVQMSLSAMTAHAVLAAEGYELNPF, encoded by the coding sequence ATGCGCATCGCCTTACCTTTCCGTCTCATGGGCCTGGTGCTTGCATGCGCCGGCCTGCCATGCGCCGCCCAGTCCACGGCCGTCTTCACGACCGGCCCCCTGCTCGATGACTTCGGCCCGGCAGCCACGGTCGAAGACGCCGCTCCCATCCCCGCGCACATGCATCTGCGCGTACGCTTCGACATCTCGGAAGGTGCGAAGGACGACGAGCTCAACCGCAGCTTGGTCACGGCAGCCCGCTTTCTGAACATGCATGCGCGAGCGGGCGTGCCCGCCCGGAGAATGCACATCGCGCTTGTGGTCCACGGCCGCGCCGTATTCGATGTCCTGCACAAACGTACGTCACAACGGGCGAAGGACAACGCCGCTCTCGTCGCCGCCCTTCAGCAACATGACGTTCGCCTGTACGTCTGCGGGCAGAGCGCCGCCTACTATGAGGTGACCTCGGATCAGCTGCTCCCCGGCGTGCAGATGTCCCTCTCGGCGATGACCGCCCATGCCGTGCTCGCCGCGGAGGGCTACGAACTAAATCCCTTCTAA
- the parC gene encoding DNA topoisomerase IV subunit A, with protein MQDQSLDFEGIEPMALEVFTEKAYLDYSMYVILDRALPQVSDGLKPVQRRIIYAMSELGLAAGSKPKKSARTIGDVIGKYHPHGDSACYEALVLMAQPFSYRYPVIDGQGNFGAQDDPKSFAAMRYTEARLSPYAATLLGELGQGTVEWGPNFDGTLEEPLSLPARLPNVLLNGAMGIAVGMSTDIPPHNLREVATAAGAMLRSRRPSMDEILEMVPAPDFPTGGEIVTPREDLKAIYRTGNGTLRLRAAWEREDGDIVITELPYQVSSAKVQEQVAAQMRAKKLPMVEDMRDESDHRSPTRLVLVPRSNRVDAEGVMSHLFATTDLERTVRINLNAIGLDGRPRVFSLRALLEAWVTYRIETVRRRLQHELDRILDRLHVLDGLIIAFLNIDEVIAIIRNEDHPKSALMVRFNLSDRQAESILELRLRRLAKLEEMRLRTEQGELTTRRQQIETVLANDTRLRRQVREELAADADEYGDDRRTRLVERPPAKAIDTASLVPTEPVTVVLSERGWIRAAKGHEVDGTTLNYKAGDGFLQAARGRSSEQAVFLDSTGRTYCVAAHTMPSARGQGEPLAGRVSAPDGATFRGVLIGPEETRCVLSTDAGYGFVAGLADLMSRNKSGKAVLAVPKGASVLAPALLPAGADLTELRVAAVSSDGHLLVFPLSELPALAKGKGNKIIGLPAAKGGKGPSMIGLVVVGPRDGLALDAGKRRMTLKRGDLEHYEGARGRRGSMLPRGWRKVQGVTLT; from the coding sequence ATGCAAGATCAATCACTTGATTTTGAGGGTATCGAGCCGATGGCGCTCGAAGTCTTCACCGAGAAGGCCTACCTCGATTACTCCATGTACGTGATCCTCGATCGCGCCCTGCCGCAAGTCAGCGATGGCCTCAAGCCGGTGCAGCGGCGGATTATCTACGCCATGAGCGAACTAGGGCTTGCCGCGGGCTCGAAGCCGAAGAAGTCTGCACGCACGATCGGTGATGTGATCGGCAAGTACCATCCGCACGGCGACTCCGCGTGCTACGAAGCACTTGTGCTGATGGCACAGCCCTTCTCCTACCGCTACCCGGTGATCGACGGGCAGGGCAACTTTGGCGCCCAGGACGACCCGAAATCCTTCGCCGCCATGCGCTACACGGAGGCGCGCCTCTCGCCCTACGCGGCGACACTTCTGGGCGAGCTGGGCCAGGGCACGGTGGAGTGGGGCCCGAACTTCGACGGCACGCTGGAAGAGCCGCTCTCCCTGCCGGCGCGCCTGCCAAATGTGCTCCTAAACGGCGCCATGGGCATCGCCGTGGGCATGTCCACGGACATCCCGCCGCACAACCTTCGCGAAGTGGCGACTGCGGCGGGCGCGATGCTGCGCTCCCGTCGCCCAAGCATGGATGAGATCCTCGAGATGGTGCCTGCGCCTGATTTCCCCACCGGTGGCGAGATTGTGACGCCGCGCGAAGACTTGAAGGCGATCTATCGCACCGGCAACGGCACCTTGCGTCTGCGCGCCGCCTGGGAGCGCGAAGATGGCGATATCGTCATTACCGAACTTCCCTATCAGGTGTCCAGCGCAAAGGTTCAGGAGCAGGTCGCCGCGCAGATGCGGGCGAAGAAGCTGCCCATGGTCGAGGACATGCGCGACGAGAGCGACCACCGCAGCCCAACCCGTCTGGTGCTCGTGCCGCGGTCCAACCGGGTGGATGCGGAAGGGGTGATGAGCCACCTCTTCGCCACCACGGATCTCGAGCGCACCGTGCGCATCAACTTAAACGCGATCGGCCTCGACGGCCGGCCCCGTGTGTTCTCCCTGCGCGCGTTGCTAGAGGCGTGGGTGACCTACCGGATCGAGACCGTGCGTCGACGCTTACAGCACGAGCTCGACCGTATCCTCGACCGCCTGCACGTGCTCGACGGCTTGATCATCGCGTTCCTCAACATCGACGAGGTGATCGCGATCATTCGCAACGAAGACCACCCGAAATCCGCCCTGATGGTGCGCTTCAACTTGAGCGACCGCCAGGCCGAGTCGATCCTGGAGCTGCGCCTGCGTCGCTTGGCCAAGCTCGAAGAGATGCGCCTGCGGACAGAGCAGGGGGAGTTGACCACGCGCCGGCAGCAGATCGAGACGGTGCTCGCCAACGATACGCGCCTGCGGCGGCAGGTCCGTGAGGAGCTGGCGGCGGATGCGGACGAGTACGGCGATGATAGGCGCACACGCCTGGTGGAACGTCCGCCGGCGAAGGCCATCGACACGGCGTCCCTGGTGCCGACGGAGCCAGTGACCGTGGTGCTCTCCGAGCGTGGCTGGATCCGTGCGGCCAAGGGCCATGAGGTGGATGGCACCACCCTCAACTACAAGGCTGGCGACGGCTTTCTACAGGCCGCGCGCGGGCGCAGCTCCGAGCAGGCGGTATTCCTGGACAGCACGGGACGCACCTACTGCGTTGCCGCACACACAATGCCATCGGCTCGGGGTCAGGGAGAGCCACTTGCGGGCCGCGTTTCGGCCCCGGACGGTGCAACTTTCCGCGGCGTGCTGATCGGACCCGAAGAGACACGTTGTGTGCTTAGCACGGACGCAGGCTACGGATTCGTTGCTGGCCTTGCGGACCTCATGTCCCGGAACAAGTCGGGCAAGGCGGTGCTCGCCGTGCCCAAGGGGGCGAGCGTGTTGGCGCCTGCGCTCCTGCCCGCGGGCGCCGACCTCACGGAGTTACGGGTGGCAGCCGTGTCCTCCGACGGGCATTTGCTCGTCTTCCCCCTGAGCGAGCTCCCGGCGCTCGCGAAGGGAAAGGGCAACAAGATAATTGGCCTGCCGGCGGCAAAGGGCGGGAAGGGGCCCTCGATGATCGGCCTCGTGGTGGTGGGCCCGCGCGATGGCTTGGCACTGGATGCCGGCAAGCGGCGTATGACCCTCAAACGGGGTGATTTAGAGCACTACGAGGGCGCGCGCGGTCGGCGCGGCAGCATGTTGCCCAGAGGCTGGCGCAAGGTGCAGGGAGTGACCTTGACGTAG
- the parE gene encoding DNA topoisomerase IV subunit B produces the protein MSNKDYSASDIEVLSGLDPVRRRPGMYTDTTRPDHLAREVIDNAIDEALAGHGKRLVVTIYADGSLQVDDEGRGMPVDVHPDEKVPGVELILTRLHAGGKFSNRTYGFSGGLHGVGVSVVNALSKRLTVSIRRDGSTWAMAFADGERTEKLKQTGKAKRGHSGTTVRFWPDPKYFDAANFSIPRMRHLLRAKAVLCPGLEVNLVQEKSGERETWLYAGGLTDYLTEACGEQPMLPSTAFAGELDGEREAAQWAIVWLPEGGEPLAESYVNLIPTAQGGTHVNGLRMGITEALRDFCELRNLLPRGVRITPEDAWDRVSFVLSVKMQEPQFSGQTKERLSSRECAAFVQGVVRDAFILWLNQHVESGEQIAQLAIEAATARSKAARQVVRKRVTAGPALPGKLSDCSSQDPARTELFLVEGDSAGGSARQARDREFQAVMPLRGKILNTWEVSPAEVLASQAVHDISVAIGVDPGTSDLKGLRYQRICILADADSDGQHIATLLCALFLRHYRPLVAQGHVYVAMPPLYRIDVGKHVFYALDEAELQGHRDRITAEKLSGKISVTRFKGLGEMSPSQLRETTMAPETRRLARLTIGEEASEQGDEALSADQLLDMLLAKKRASDRRAWLERKGNLAEQL, from the coding sequence ATGAGCAATAAGGACTACTCCGCGTCCGACATCGAGGTGCTGTCCGGCCTCGACCCCGTGCGCCGTCGCCCCGGCATGTATACGGACACCACCCGCCCCGATCACCTGGCGCGAGAAGTTATCGACAACGCCATTGACGAGGCGCTCGCCGGCCACGGCAAGCGCCTGGTGGTCACCATCTACGCGGACGGTTCCTTGCAGGTGGACGACGAGGGTCGCGGCATGCCCGTCGATGTACATCCTGACGAGAAAGTGCCTGGGGTCGAGTTGATCCTTACCAGACTGCACGCCGGCGGGAAGTTCTCCAACCGGACCTATGGTTTCTCAGGTGGACTGCACGGCGTGGGCGTGTCGGTGGTCAACGCGCTGTCCAAGCGCCTCACGGTGAGCATTCGCCGCGACGGATCCACCTGGGCCATGGCCTTCGCCGATGGCGAGCGAACCGAGAAGCTCAAGCAGACGGGCAAGGCCAAGCGCGGGCATAGCGGCACCACCGTGCGCTTCTGGCCGGACCCCAAGTACTTCGACGCCGCCAACTTCTCGATCCCGCGCATGCGCCACCTGTTGCGGGCCAAGGCGGTCTTGTGTCCCGGCTTAGAAGTCAACCTGGTGCAGGAGAAGTCAGGCGAGCGCGAGACCTGGCTCTACGCTGGCGGCCTTACAGACTACCTGACAGAAGCGTGTGGTGAGCAGCCCATGCTGCCCTCTACCGCCTTCGCTGGAGAACTCGACGGTGAGCGGGAGGCGGCGCAGTGGGCTATCGTCTGGCTGCCCGAGGGTGGTGAGCCCCTCGCCGAGAGCTATGTCAACTTGATCCCGACGGCCCAGGGCGGAACCCACGTGAACGGCTTGCGCATGGGGATCACCGAGGCGCTGCGGGACTTTTGCGAACTGCGAAACCTGCTGCCGCGCGGCGTTCGCATCACCCCGGAGGATGCGTGGGACAGGGTGAGCTTCGTCCTGTCTGTGAAGATGCAGGAGCCTCAGTTCTCCGGTCAGACGAAGGAGCGCTTATCGTCGCGGGAGTGTGCGGCCTTCGTGCAGGGCGTGGTGCGCGATGCCTTTATCCTCTGGCTCAACCAGCATGTGGAGAGCGGCGAGCAGATCGCCCAGCTTGCGATTGAGGCGGCGACGGCGCGCAGTAAGGCAGCTCGCCAAGTCGTGCGCAAGCGTGTCACGGCAGGTCCCGCCCTGCCGGGCAAACTCTCCGATTGCTCCAGTCAGGATCCGGCGCGCACGGAGCTGTTTCTCGTGGAGGGAGATTCCGCCGGCGGTTCGGCGCGCCAGGCTCGTGACCGGGAGTTTCAGGCGGTCATGCCCCTGCGCGGCAAGATACTCAATACCTGGGAGGTCTCGCCGGCCGAGGTGCTCGCGAGCCAAGCAGTGCATGACATCAGCGTGGCGATCGGCGTGGATCCCGGCACGAGCGACCTGAAGGGGTTGCGCTATCAACGTATCTGCATCCTCGCAGATGCAGACTCGGACGGACAGCACATCGCCACGCTCTTGTGCGCCTTGTTTCTTCGCCACTACCGCCCACTGGTCGCACAGGGGCACGTGTACGTGGCGATGCCACCGCTCTACCGAATCGATGTGGGTAAGCACGTGTTCTACGCCCTCGACGAGGCGGAGCTGCAAGGGCACCGCGATCGCATCACGGCGGAGAAGCTGTCCGGGAAGATCAGTGTGACGCGCTTCAAGGGGCTCGGTGAGATGAGCCCCTCCCAGCTGCGTGAGACCACCATGGCGCCCGAGACTCGGCGCTTGGCGCGCCTCACCATCGGCGAAGAGGCGAGTGAGCAAGGTGATGAGGCGCTAAGCGCCGACCAGCTGCTCGACATGCTGCTCGCGAAGAAACGGGCGTCCGACCGGCGCGCATGGCTCGAACGCAAGGGCAATCTCGCCGAGCAGCTTTGA
- a CDS encoding DUF3501 family protein encodes MAAEKLTRDVLMGLEQYAKARTEFRRQVMAHKARRRAHLGEHATFIFEDQLTMRYQVQEMLRIGRIFEAAGIEAELSAYNPLIPDGDNWKATFHLEFDDPRQRAKRLMRLIGIEDRVWVRAGDDGERVYAIADEDLDRAARKKTCAVHFLRFQLDAHFVQALKGGASLAMGIDHPHYAEALEPVPAHLRESLLADLD; translated from the coding sequence ATGGCCGCTGAGAAGCTCACACGGGATGTGCTTATGGGCCTTGAGCAGTACGCCAAAGCGCGCACCGAGTTTCGCCGTCAGGTGATGGCTCACAAAGCCAGGCGTCGCGCTCACCTCGGCGAGCACGCCACCTTCATCTTCGAAGACCAGCTCACGATGCGGTACCAGGTGCAAGAGATGCTGCGCATCGGGCGCATCTTCGAAGCTGCAGGCATCGAGGCCGAACTCAGCGCCTACAACCCCCTCATCCCTGACGGCGACAACTGGAAGGCGACTTTCCATTTGGAGTTCGATGATCCGCGGCAGCGCGCCAAGCGCCTGATGCGCCTCATCGGCATTGAGGATCGAGTCTGGGTGCGCGCGGGCGATGATGGCGAGCGTGTGTACGCAATCGCCGACGAGGACCTGGATCGCGCCGCGCGGAAAAAGACCTGTGCCGTGCACTTCCTGCGCTTCCAACTCGATGCTCACTTCGTCCAGGCATTGAAAGGCGGCGCCTCTCTGGCTATGGGCATTGACCATCCGCACTACGCCGAAGCGTTGGAGCCGGTGCCGGCTCACCTGCGTGAGTCACTTCTCGCCGATCTCGACTGA
- a CDS encoding rubrerythrin family protein: MDLKGSKTEQNLKDAFAGESQANRRYLYFASKADVEGYNDIAAIFRSTAEGETGHAHGHLEYLEAVGDPITGKPIGGTALNLESAVAGETHECTEMYPGMAKEAREEGFDEIADWFETLAKAARSRASRFQKVLDTME; the protein is encoded by the coding sequence ATGGATCTGAAGGGCAGCAAGACTGAGCAAAACCTGAAGGATGCTTTTGCTGGCGAGTCTCAGGCGAATCGACGCTACCTTTATTTCGCATCCAAGGCCGACGTCGAAGGTTACAACGACATTGCAGCTATTTTTCGCTCCACCGCTGAGGGTGAGACCGGTCATGCTCACGGGCATTTGGAGTACCTGGAGGCCGTCGGCGACCCGATCACCGGCAAGCCCATTGGCGGTACGGCACTCAATCTGGAGTCCGCCGTAGCCGGCGAAACCCACGAGTGCACCGAGATGTATCCAGGCATGGCGAAGGAGGCCCGGGAGGAAGGCTTCGACGAGATCGCAGACTGGTTCGAGACGCTGGCCAAGGCTGCGCGCTCACGCGCTAGTCGTTTCCAGAAGGTGCTCGACACGATGGAGTGA
- a CDS encoding exodeoxyribonuclease VII small subunit encodes MTEADSKAKSAARPDFERSLEELETLVARMEKGDLSLEDSLAQFERGIALTRSCQQALREAEQKIDALAGPDGESLAPFGEREE; translated from the coding sequence GTGACCGAAGCTGACTCCAAAGCGAAAAGCGCCGCCCGACCAGACTTTGAACGCTCGCTCGAAGAACTGGAAACCCTGGTGGCCAGGATGGAGAAGGGTGACCTCTCCCTGGAAGACTCCCTAGCGCAGTTCGAGCGCGGCATCGCCCTAACGCGCAGCTGCCAACAGGCGCTGCGCGAGGCAGAGCAGAAGATCGACGCCCTCGCGGGACCGGACGGAGAGAGCCTCGCCCCCTTCGGTGAACGAGAGGAGTAG